A region from the Aegilops tauschii subsp. strangulata cultivar AL8/78 chromosome 5, Aet v6.0, whole genome shotgun sequence genome encodes:
- the LOC109752657 gene encoding uncharacterized protein: protein MGSCASRSPAPAAAAGSWRAVGSKTAKVIRLDGSMAQYAALVTAREALVGAARASSFLCSSDELRLDAPARALAADELLQPGWLYFVLPLSMLRRPLSGQEMTALAVRASSALAVASGISSPTRGKNGAALAGANGKRRKVAARVAPLADDDDVAERDGGWDQHLAHGKYGGVRKRVLAAGDVAAGKARRGDGYGGRRSSRHRRRRVGAERLSAILEADDF, encoded by the coding sequence ATGGGCTCGTGCGCctcgcgctcgccggcgccggcagcggcggcggggtccTGGCGGGCAGTGGGCAGCAAGACGGCGAAGGTGATTCGCCTGGACGGCTCCATGGCGCAGTACGCGGCGCTGGTCACGGCGCGCGAGGCACTGGTCGGCGCCGCCCGCGCGTCGAGCTTCCTGTGCAGCTCGGacgagctccgcctcgacgcgCCTGCCCGCGCGCTGGCCGCCGACGAGCTGCTCCAGCCCGGGTGGCTCTACTTCGTGCTGCCCCTGTCTATGCTCCGTCGGCCGCTCTCGGGGCAGGAGATGACCGCCCTCGCCGTCAGGGCTAGCTCGGCGCTGGCAGTCGCGAGCGGCATCTCGTCCCCCACGCGCGGCAAGAACGGAGCCGCGCTGGCTGGCGCCAACGGCAAGCGGCGGAAGGTGGCGGCTCGAGTGGCACCACTCGCTGACGACGACGATGTCGCGGAGCGGGACGGTGGATGGGACCAACACCTTGCGCACGGCAAATACGGTGGCGTGCGCAAGAGGGTGCTGGCCGCCGGTGATGTGGCGGCTGGGAAGGCGAGGAGAGGAGATGGTTACGGTGGAAGGCGCAGCAGCcgccatcgtcgtcgtcgtgtaGGCGCGGAAAGGTTGAGCGCGATCTTGGAGGCCGATGACTTCTGA